Proteins found in one Tamandua tetradactyla isolate mTamTet1 chromosome 1, mTamTet1.pri, whole genome shotgun sequence genomic segment:
- the SNX10 gene encoding sorting nexin-10 isoform X3 has product MCFTMKTSCVRRRYREFVWLRQRLQSNALLVQLPELPSKNLFFNMNNRQHVDQRRQGLEDFLRKVLQNALLLSDSSLHLFLQSHLNSEDIEACVSGQTKYSVEEAIHKFALMNRRFPEEDEERKKENDIDYDSESSSSGLGHSSDDSSSHGCKISTAPQES; this is encoded by the exons ATGTGTTTTACAATGAAAACATCCTGTGTGCGAAGAAGATATAGAGAATTTGTGTGGCTGAGGCAGAGACTCCAAAGTAATGCATTGCTGGT ACAACTGCCAGAGCTTCCATCTAAAAACCTGTTTTTCAACATGAATAATCGCCAACATGTAGATCAGCGTCGTCAAGGTTTGGAAGACTTCCTCAGGAA GGTCCTACAGAATGCACTTTTGCTTTCAGACAGCAGCCTTCACCTCTTCTTGCAGAGCCACCTGAACTCAGAAGACATTGAGGCGTGCGTTTCTGGGCAGACTAAGTACTCGGTGGAAGAAGCAATTCACAAGTTTGCCTTGATGAACAGACGTTTCCctgaagaagatgaagaaagaaaaaaagaaaatgatatagaTTATGATTCAGAAAG ttcATCCTCTGGGCTTGGACACAGCAGTGATGACAGCAGCTCACATGGATGTAAAATAAGCACAGCTCCGCAGGAATCTTGA
- the SNX10 gene encoding sorting nexin-10 isoform X2, translating to MFPEQQKEEFVSVWVRDPRIQKEDFWHSYVDYEICIHTNSMCFTMKTSCVRRRYREFVWLRQRLQSNALLVQLPELPSKNLFFNMNNRQHVDQRRQGLEDFLRKVLQNALLLSDSSLHLFLQSHLNSEDIEACVSGQTKYSVEEAIHKFALMNRRFPEEDEERKKENDIDYDSESSSSGLGHSSDDSSSHGCKISTAPQES from the exons ATGTTTCCAGAACAGCAGAAAGAG GAGTTTGTAAGTGTCTGGGTTCGAGATCCAAGGATTCAGAAGGAGGACTTTTGGCATTCTTATGTTGACTATGAGATCTGCATTCAT ACCAATAGCATGTGTTTTACAATGAAAACATCCTGTGTGCGAAGAAGATATAGAGAATTTGTGTGGCTGAGGCAGAGACTCCAAAGTAATGCATTGCTGGT ACAACTGCCAGAGCTTCCATCTAAAAACCTGTTTTTCAACATGAATAATCGCCAACATGTAGATCAGCGTCGTCAAGGTTTGGAAGACTTCCTCAGGAA GGTCCTACAGAATGCACTTTTGCTTTCAGACAGCAGCCTTCACCTCTTCTTGCAGAGCCACCTGAACTCAGAAGACATTGAGGCGTGCGTTTCTGGGCAGACTAAGTACTCGGTGGAAGAAGCAATTCACAAGTTTGCCTTGATGAACAGACGTTTCCctgaagaagatgaagaaagaaaaaaagaaaatgatatagaTTATGATTCAGAAAG ttcATCCTCTGGGCTTGGACACAGCAGTGATGACAGCAGCTCACATGGATGTAAAATAAGCACAGCTCCGCAGGAATCTTGA
- the SNX10 gene encoding sorting nexin-10 isoform X1, with the protein MTTKLGSSQNRSLFFRSLTSRLCPVLKMFPEQQKEEFVSVWVRDPRIQKEDFWHSYVDYEICIHTNSMCFTMKTSCVRRRYREFVWLRQRLQSNALLVQLPELPSKNLFFNMNNRQHVDQRRQGLEDFLRKVLQNALLLSDSSLHLFLQSHLNSEDIEACVSGQTKYSVEEAIHKFALMNRRFPEEDEERKKENDIDYDSESSSSGLGHSSDDSSSHGCKISTAPQES; encoded by the exons atgaccacaaaacTTGGTAGCTCACAAAATAGAAGTTTATTCTTCAGAAGTCTGACATCCAG attgtGTCCTGTGCTGAAAATGTTTCCAGAACAGCAGAAAGAG GAGTTTGTAAGTGTCTGGGTTCGAGATCCAAGGATTCAGAAGGAGGACTTTTGGCATTCTTATGTTGACTATGAGATCTGCATTCAT ACCAATAGCATGTGTTTTACAATGAAAACATCCTGTGTGCGAAGAAGATATAGAGAATTTGTGTGGCTGAGGCAGAGACTCCAAAGTAATGCATTGCTGGT ACAACTGCCAGAGCTTCCATCTAAAAACCTGTTTTTCAACATGAATAATCGCCAACATGTAGATCAGCGTCGTCAAGGTTTGGAAGACTTCCTCAGGAA GGTCCTACAGAATGCACTTTTGCTTTCAGACAGCAGCCTTCACCTCTTCTTGCAGAGCCACCTGAACTCAGAAGACATTGAGGCGTGCGTTTCTGGGCAGACTAAGTACTCGGTGGAAGAAGCAATTCACAAGTTTGCCTTGATGAACAGACGTTTCCctgaagaagatgaagaaagaaaaaaagaaaatgatatagaTTATGATTCAGAAAG ttcATCCTCTGGGCTTGGACACAGCAGTGATGACAGCAGCTCACATGGATGTAAAATAAGCACAGCTCCGCAGGAATCTTGA